The following DNA comes from Alnus glutinosa chromosome 6, dhAlnGlut1.1, whole genome shotgun sequence.
GGGCCTTTTGATCAATTTCTTTCGTCCTAAGCTTTACGATTTTGATGAAAagcaatgtattttttttttctacatacAAATGTTTAGGAATTATAAACTTCTTTTCAGTTCCTTGTCTACGAAGGGCTGCATCTGTAGAAGAAGAATATGAAGCCGCTGGAGGTGAAGTGCTACTTGATGGTGAAGATAATGATGGTTGGCTGGCAACTCACGGTAAACCAAAAGGTGTGTTTCTATTTGGAGCTGGGAATTTTTTGACTTAGTGTACTCGTTTTGATCTGTGCCTTGTATTTTCCTTAGAAAATAATTGCGATGAGGATGATAACTTACCTACTATGGAGATCCTAGAGATCAGCAGGAAGAATCCTATTCGGTCAATCCCTTCGTACTTTGGGGGTGAGGAGGAAGACGATATTCCAGACATGGCTGACTATGATGAACCTGACAACCTTCTTGAAACCGATCCAGTAAGTTGTTACCATTCTAACTATTTTGCAAAATCCTGTTAGAATTGCTTGAAATGTTCCAACTTTTAATTGTTAGAGtttgtaaaatttagaaaatctCGAAGCTCCTCAAAGTGATGGAAGAGGGGCCAAGAGGCTGTGGCATTCTAGCCTTTATCAGATTTTAAACTTAAAATACATCCTTGTTGAAGTTATTTGCTTATGGAAAcattaatacataaaatattgcATGACGTTTACCATGGGAATACGTAAAATGTTGATGGCCATAAATGATGTGTATCACATAGATAATAATGAGGATTTAATGTGGTGCTTGCATTAGCTTGATGGCCATAAAGAAGTATTTCTCTTATTGCTATTGAATTGAACATGCATTAGGAGAGTTCTAATAATCGTGATTTATATGTCTATATACTCAATGCAGGCAACACTTCAGTCTACATATCTTGTGGCTCAAGAACCTGATGAGGATAATATTATTCGCACCCGAACTTATGATGTCAGCATCACGTaagataaattttaaataattttttttcttaatacaTTTTTGACTTTGGAGTTCAATGTTTCCTAGGGCATTAGTCATCTTATATGTTGGCACCAGAAGCTTTTTTATtatgaggttgcttgtgccatgtggaatgttttcttcagtcgatttgggttgtcttgggttatgcctagacgagtaaTCGACTTGTATGCTTATTGGTGAACTACCGGCAGCACTCGAAGTGCTGTTGTGTAGAAGATGGTGGCTTTGTGCCTTTCGTGATGTCTTTAGAGGGAAATGAACGACAAAAGTTTTGAGGACTGTGAGGGGacattggaggagattaagtctttattcTTCAATACTCTGTATCTTTTGACACCTGCTGTTATTTTTCCTGTGGtgattagttttcatgatttcttgctttttttactcttattagctaggtgttttctcttgtatacttttcgtatACCCgggacgccttacgcttttaatgatatttctattagatataaaaaataaaataaaataaaaatgaattttttcacTCATTAATCTTTGTTACTTTCTTAGGAAGGATGTAAGTCCAGTATACTTTGATGTTGTCTAAtacaaattgtagcaattctaaTATCCTTGTAAAAATACTTAGATGTCCATGAATTTATCAATTGGATTACAATCCTGAAAAGAAAGCTTCCCTGACATTAGAGGTACACCCAAGCATCTTACTGGCAGTCTCCCTTCTTTAAACTTGGGGATAGACAAAATTGACCTTTCTAGTCAGCTGAAATTCCGGCAAAAATACACCTTACTTTTACATGCATTTGTTGTCAATCCAGCCAGTCTTTTGAACTCATTATGTACTTACTTAGTAGCCTTAGTTGaagaaatctttttttttttaataagtaattcaatctcattagaaaGTGCAGCTGtgtgcaacccaagtacacaggaagtatagaAGATAGACCCCTAATacggagaaaaagaagaacaaaagccCAAAATACGTTTGTCTCACAATCTCAAAAAGGAAGATTTTAGAAAGAACACGTTTGTCTCACTATCATCGAAAATACGACGATTCCTTTCTCTCTTGGGTTGGGTTCTTGTTAATGTTCCTAACTTTGTCTCTAcaaatttggttgatttgattaGCTTTTTACATTGTAGCATCTTATAGGGTTGAGTCCATATTGTATATTCTTCGTGTTTGTGGGTTTAAtcctttttttctcaataagatctgaattattcatctcaaaaaaaaaaaaaaaaccagaaaagcTAGAAATATGTGGACTATTGTATGTTGTTGTCCATGTATAAAGGGATTTAAACATTCTATTCCTTAGCTCAACCACCGAAATCTCAcgatcttcaaagctccttGCATTCcgttctctccaaatgcaccataTTAAGCACAAAGTTGCCATCTTCCAAACTTCTAATGTTTTGGCTTCCCATCTAACTTCTCCAACTTGCCAACAATTCAATTACCTTTCTAGGCATGACCTATTCTACAAAAAAAAGACGGTAAATCGAAACCCATATTTCTCTTGCCACTtcacaatgaagaaaatgatgatCTATAGACTCCCACtcctcttgcacatacaacaccaattcACTACTATGACGTTCCTCTTCCTCAGATTATCCAATGTCAAGATCTTCCCGAGTGCTGTCATTCACCCAAAGAACGCCACTCTCAAAGGGACCTTCACTTTTTGAATACTCTTCCAAAGAAATGGGGAACCAGCAGGAATGGATAACACATGATAAAATGACCTTTAAACTTCCGCTTCTTGGACGTGATCCAACATatcaaagaaagaaggaagTGACCTAAGCCctcctcccaatcatgcactagTCTAGTAAAAGATATATTCCACTGAATATTTCATTAAAGGACTGCAATGATCCACCACCCGCACTTTCTTACATTGTGCAATACTAAAAAGTTCCGGAACACCATCAGGTCATCAGCAAAAGAGATATGTGATTTTGGATgacaactgaatttttttttctagggtCTTTTGCACCCTCCTAAATATTGACTTTGTTACTCCTTTAGGCAtgaaacttttaaaatcatgttTGGTATGTAAATAAATTCGTATGGAGATCAGGATTTTTGAGAAGCTAAAAGAGTTTTGTCAAGTTTCAACCTCCCTTCCAACCAGTCACACTTTTTCCAGAACTTTGATGATCTTTAGTCATCTTTTAGTAGAATTTTTATAGGAAGCAAGTTTCTGTATTGACAGGAACATTCTCTTCTTTAATGATTCAAAATCCTTGCTGGAAATTACTCTTTACGGATCTGAACCCTAGCTGGTTTTTACATCTTGTATTCCTTTATTTCCAGGTATGATAAATATTATCAAACACCTCGAGTATGGCTTACTGGATATGATGAGGTTTGTCACCTAATTTATCTTTGTAGCTTTTATGTGTTTGATAATTGGTAGTGAAAATTTGGTCCactgattttgattttgatatttaattATGGCATTTGCAGAGCATGAACATGTCTTTCATAAATGTAGCATAGGCATGTTATATGCAGGAAAGATGTTTTCTCCCGGTCTTGTGGCCTAATCAATCTCAATATGATTGTCAGATTCAAATGCTCTCAGATCTTCTAGGTTGCTAGAATCTAATAAAAAGAATGAGGAAATCAGACTTAAAAAGTACGAAATAGAAATAAATTACAATACTTTGGTCATTTGTTCATTAACTAATCTTTCAATCTTCATTAAAACTTGTTCATGTAGGGTGCATAAGTTGAATATATATGGCTTTCAGATATAACTTCCTAGTGCTTAATCAACTGTCTGCCTGTATGATACTATACTATAGATGTAAAAACTTTGCGCCTcttgaatatactttacttatcaaaaaaaaaaatagatgtaaAAACTTTGCAGTTCATTTACTTTAACTTATGCTAAGATGAGCTCATATATTAACATGTAAATGAACAATATATGCCAAATCATATTTGATTTTGCAACTGGTTACCAAATCCTTTTCACAATTCCCTTTCTATATGATTTTTGGATATAGGAGTCCTTTTCATCACCTTCTGAAAACTCTTTGCATTCAGTCGCTTAAGTTccttttttagatatttttccaaaatttcttTCCCTGTACTTGAGATgtaccctcttttttttttttgggaagaaaaatgaaaatttattatttaaaatccAAGAtccctctctcctctctctctctctctcttctccacAATTTCCAagcttctatttatttatttattttttttttttgacagaaatttcctacaaactggtttgtaggaaattttatataactcatatataagattgacatgtgtctcttgacatgtgagaatcacatgtttttttatagcattaataaaaaacatgtgcttctcacatgtttaaggACACATGTCACCTTTATACGTgagttatatgaaatttcttacaaaccaatttgtaggaaatttctgtctgttttttttttttttgtatgaatgACATGTTTTCCAAGCTTTTCTTGACATGTTTTCCTGATTACTTCCAAGTTTTCTTACACTTGAATCCTAAATCCCTTTTAGTGGTATAATGGTGTTTGTAGCTTATCAACACATGCCAACGCAGAACTTGTTATCTTCTTGTGCTGACAGAAATATGTTTTTATCATGATGGTAGTGGATTTAACTGTTTTTCTAGTAACCAAGCATGTACAGGAAAATGTCAATGTATTGATCATTTAATTGTAAGCATCGGTGTAAGATCAACTGTTTTTCCACGTGATTATTTAACATCATCATTGAGCACTTTCCGCTGTTTTGTGGCAGTCAAAAATGCTTTTGCGACCAGAACTTGTACTTGAAGATGTTAGTCAAGACCATGCACACAAAACGGTGAGATATGACAatgaaattatttgtttgagcatctccagcaatagTGGCTATTTTAGCCACTCAAAACacagttttctattttagctactagtttttcaatacaaactccAACAAATTATCTATTTAACTatctactttctttaaatattatttttattgaaaagagggagagagaagggagaaagaaaagaataaaaaattgctTCAATATGCTACAGTAACACTTTATATGTAGATGTTTACTGTagcaaacctttttttttttttttttttgaaacaactgTTGAAGATTAAAAGGGGCTAATAATAGTTAAATATAGCTATTATCAACCCCTTAGAGCATCTGCTGGACTTCATGTTTGGAGTCTTGTCATGATGTCTACCAAACAATATAGACTGGAGGTCTATATCGTAGTTTGACCAGAATTGCTGGAGCTGTAAGTGGTTTTTCAAGTCTCGAGGTTGTTCTTATGCTTCCAACTAGAATACTCATACTATTGCTCCATCATCCCAAGTAGTGGTTCTATTTCTAGAATAGAATGTCCTACTTATCATGGTTTTGGCCATATGTGATTCCAATGTCCTTCCAAAATATCACTTTCACACTGATTGCTTTCCTAATTTCCTCTTCTGCTGTATAATCTGCTTTTGTAGACATatcttgtttgtttaattttgatttccgtgattgatatatttattttcaaaaaatttgggTATATGTTATTATTAATTCAATAATGTCAGGTAACCATCGAAGACCATCCTCACTTGCCTGGGAAGCATGCATCTGTTCATCCATGTCGACATGGAGCcgtaatgaaaaaaattattgatgttcTAATCTCACATGGGGTTGAGCCAGAAGTTGACAAGTAAATTTCCATCCTCATATGAGGCATTGACATATTGAGATTTGATTCATCCATACTTCTGAATCTTGGCACTGTCTTTGAGTTCAATCACAAAAGTCATGCAATCAAGTTGAACCAACTCAAACTGAGACTACTCAATGCTAGGTTGGATCGGATTAAACTACCCACGACCTGACTCctgaattaattttttcttgtcTTGTTTCCCATCATTactttttctgaaaaattgttCATAA
Coding sequences within:
- the LOC133870932 gene encoding autophagy-related protein 3-like; amino-acid sequence: MLSQKLHEAFKGTVERIRGPRTVSAFKEKGVLSVSEFIVAGDNLVAKCPTWSWESGESSKRKPYLPPEKQFLITRNVPCLRRAASVEEEYEAAGGEVLLDGEDNDGWLATHGKPKENNCDEDDNLPTMEILEISRKNPIRSIPSYFGGEEEDDIPDMADYDEPDNLLETDPATLQSTYLVAQEPDEDNIIRTRTYDVSITYDKYYQTPRVWLTGYDESKMLLRPELVLEDVSQDHAHKTVTIEDHPHLPGKHASVHPCRHGAVMKKIIDVLISHGVEPEVDKYLFLFLKFMASVIPTIEYDNTMDFDVGSTSN